The following proteins are co-located in the Oncorhynchus clarkii lewisi isolate Uvic-CL-2024 chromosome 30, UVic_Ocla_1.0, whole genome shotgun sequence genome:
- the LOC139389860 gene encoding ATP synthase subunit alpha, mitochondrial-like, protein MLSVRVAAALARSLPRRAGFVSKNVAAASVGVNHLHTHRPCLAAKTGTAEVSSILEEKILGADTSADLEETGRVLSIGDGIARVYGLRNVQAEEMVEFSSGLKGMSLNLEPDNVGVVVFGNDKLIKEGDIVKRTGAIVDVPVGEELLGRVVDALGNAIDGKGPLGSSIRRRVGLKAPGIIPRISVKEPMQTGIKAVDSLVPIGRGQRELIIGDRQTGKTAIAIDTIINQRRFNEGKDEKKKLYCIYVAIGQKRSTVAQLVKRLTDADAMKYTIVVSATASDAAPLQYLAPYSGCSMGEFFRDNGKHGLIIYDDLSKQAVAYRQMSLLLRRPPGREAYPGDVFYLHSRLLERAAKMHDNFGGGSLTALPVIETQAGDVSAYIPTNVISITDGQIFLETELFYKGIRPAINVGLSVSRVGSAAQTKAMKQVAGTMKLELAQYREVAAFAQFGSDLDAATQQLLNRGVRLTELLKQGQYCPMAIEEQVTVIYAGVRGHLDKMDPSKITRFEKAFLGHVLSQHQDLLTTIRTDGMISPTADAKLKEIVLTFLSSFE, encoded by the exons ATGTTATCCGTGCGAGTTGCAGCGGCTCTGGCCAGAAGCCTGCCCAGACGGGCTGGATTT GTGTCCAAGAATGTTGCCGCCGCCAGTGTAGGAGTGAATCACCTTCATACACACAGACCATGTCTTGCTGCAAAGACTG GCACGGCTGAGGTGTCCTCAATCTTGGAGGAGAAGATCCTGGGGGCTGACACAAGTGCTGATCTGGAGGAGACTGGCCGTGTGCTCTCCATCGGTGATGGTATTGCCAGAGTGTACGGTCTCAGGAATGTTCAGGCTGAGGAGATGGTGGAGTTCTCCTCTGGGCTCAAG GGTATGTCTCTGAACTTGGAGCCTGACAATGTTGGTGTTGTGGTGTTCGGTAATGACAAGCTGATCAAAGAGGGTGACATCGTGAAGAGGACTGGTGCCATCGTGGACGTGCCAGTTGGTGAAGAGTTGCTGGGTCGTGTGGTGGATGCATTGGGCAATGCCATCGATGGAAAG GGTCCTCTTGGGTCTAGCATCCGTAGGCGTGTGGGTCTGAAGGCCCCTGGCATCATCCCCCGTATCTCTGTGAAGGAACCGATGCAGACTGGCATCAAGGCCGTGGACAGCCTGGTGCCCATTGGGCGTGGCCAGCGTGAGCTGATCATCGGTGACCGGCAGACTGG CAAAACCGCTATTGCCATTGACACCATCATCAACCAGCGACGTTTCAACGAAGGCAAAGATGAGAAGAAGAAGCTGTACTGTATCTACGTTGCCATTGGCCAGAAGAGATCCACTGTGGCGCAGCTGGTGAAGAGGTTGACTGATGCTGATGCTATGAAGTACACCATTGTGGTTTCTGCTACAGCCTCTGATGCTGCTCCCCTGCAGTACTTGGCCCCCTACTCAGGCTGCTCCATGGGAGAGTTCTTCAGGGACAATGGCAAGCATGGCCTCATCATCTATGATGATTTATCCAAGCAG GCTGTAGCCTACCGTCAGATGTCCCTGCTGCTGCGTCGTCCCCCCGGTCGTGAGGCCTACCCTGGTGATGTGTTCTACCTGCACTCCCGTCTGCTGGAGAGGGCCGCCAAGATGCACGACAACTTTGGCGGCGGCTCCCTGACCGCTCTGCCCGTCATTGAGACCCAGGCCGGAGACGTGTCTGCTTACATCCCCACCAATGTCATCTCAATCACTGATGGACAG ATCTTCTTGGAGACTGAGTTGTTCTACAAAGGTATCCGCCCAGCCATCAACGTGGGTCTGTCTGTGTCCAGAGTTGGATCAGCTGCCCAGACCAAGGCCATGAAGCAG GTGGCTGGTACCATGAAGCTGGAGCTGGCACAGTACCGTGAGGTTGCTGCTTTCGCCCAGTTCGGCTCCGACCTGGACGCTGCCACCCAGCAGCTGCTCAACAGGGGCGTCCGTCTCACCGAGCTGCTTAAGCAGGGACAGTACT GCCCAATGGCCATTGAGGAGCAGGTGACTGTCATCTACGCCGGTGTCAGAGGTCACTTGGACAAGATGGACCCTTCCAAGATCACCAGGTTTGAGAAGGCCTTCCTTGGGCATGTCCTCAGCCAACACCAGGACCTGCTCACCACAATCAG GACTGATGGCATGATCTCACCTACAGCTGATGCCAAACTGAAGGAGATTGTGTTGACCTTCCTCTCCAGCTTTGAATAA